From Diospyros lotus cultivar Yz01 chromosome 4, ASM1463336v1, whole genome shotgun sequence, a single genomic window includes:
- the LOC127799021 gene encoding uncharacterized protein At3g27210-like isoform X1, whose protein sequence is MGACVSVRKESSDSSKKQFRLSVVSKTDKLVIPSPVDDKAVFHAGGPISGLKSQWSPSRPVTTLRDFGSKEEAFFDSRPWLDSDTEDDFLSVNGDFTPSRGSTPIHPSLLSVGIPRGPITDLLNEKTPGTIAESSPGEKKKRLAELFQESLGRDQDFDFQNTSASANQNGMNGDIENRSTIRSILPRSRDGTPFVSGTNSMCSSERTPNDDSSSRPEEEKSTKSVHCCLPRMLSSRIARERKERMSPAPAPSTG, encoded by the exons ATGGGGGCTTGTGTTTCAGTTCGTAAAGAATCTTCGGATTCGAGCAAGAAGCAGTTCAGACTATCGGTCGTCTCTAAGACTGATAAGCTTGTGATTCCGTCGCCTGTCGACGACAAGGCCGTCTTCCACGCTGGCGGTCCGATCTCCGGTCTCAAGTCCCAGTGGTCACCGTCTCGTCCGGTGACTACTCTTCGTGATTTTG GTAGTAAAGAAGAGGCATTTTTTGATTCTCGACCCTGGCTAGATTCAGACACCGAAGATGATTTCTTGAGCGTTAATGGCG ATTTTACCCCATCTCGTGGTAGTACTCCAATCCACCCAAGCTTATTATCAGTGGGGATCCCACGGGGGCCCATTACAGACCTTTTGAATGAGAAAACACCCGGTACCATAGCAGAATCATCCccaggagagaaaaaaaagagattggCTGAACTTTTCCAGGAGAGCTTAGGACGCGACCAAGATTTTGATTTCCAGAACACATCAGCATCAGCTAACCAAAACGGTATGAATGGAGATATTGAAAATAGGAGTACTATACGCAGCATACTGCCAAGATCCAGAGATGGTACCCCTTTTGTCTCCGGGACCAACTCTATGTGCAGCAGTGAAAGAACTCCCAATGATGATAGCAGCAGCAGACCGGAGGAGGAGAAGTCGACGAAGTCTGTCCACTGCTGTCTCCCAAGGATGCTCTCGAGTCGCATCGCCCGGGAAAGGAAGGAAAGGATGAGCCCTGCCCCTGCCCCTAGCACCGGGTAA